Within the Kingella potus genome, the region CACGCAGCGAGCGGCCGATCAGGCGTTGGATTTCCTGGGTGCGGCCGCTCTGTTTGCCGGCGGCGGCTTCGCGGCGCGTGCGGGAGGCGGTGGCGGCGGGGAGCATACCGTATTCGGCGGTGAGCCAGCCCCGTCCCTGCCCGCGCAGAAAGGGCGGCACGCTTTCTTCGACCGAGGCGGTGCAGATAATGCGGGTGGCGCCGCATTCGATGAGTGCGGAGCCGGCGGCGTGCGGCAGGAAATCCGGAGTGATGCGGACGGGACGCAGCGCGTCGGCGGCGCGGCCGGTGCGGATGTAGGCGGTCATGGCGGTGCTTTCTGTTAAAAAATGCAAATTATAGCACGGGCAAATGTGCTATATTGCCGCCTGCTTTCACACACCGATTTTCGCAACGGAGGAAAAAAATATGGCCATCCGCAGCATGACCGGCTTCGCCGGCGCCGCAGGAGAATGCGGCAGCAAACGCATCAGTCTCGACATCCGCTCGGTAAACCACCGTTATTTGGACGTGCAGTTCAAAATGCCCGACGAGCTGCGCCATTTGGAAGGCAGCCTGCGCGAGCGCATTGCCGCCGGGGCGCAGCGCGGCAAAATCGAGTGCCGCATCCAAATCCGCCAGACGGACACGGGCATGCCGTCCTTGTCGGTAAGCCACAGCCTGGCGGCCGAGCTGGCGGCTTTAAACGACAAATGGCGCGGCGAATGGGGCGGGCTGGGCAAGCTGACGGTGGCCGACATTCTGAATTTCCCCGGCGTGATTTCGGCGCAGGCCGAAGACGGCGAGGTGCTGGCTCTGGCGGTGCAGTCGCTGCTGAACGACGCGCTGGAAGAATTTTCCGCCGCCCGCGGGCGCGAAGGCGCAAAATTGCAGGAACACATCCTGCACAGGCTGGAAGCGGCCGAAGGGATAGTCTGCGCTTTGGAAGCGCGTTTCCCGCAGATTTTGCAGGCGCATTTGGACAAAGCCCGCGCACGGCTGGCCGAGGCGGTGGCCAATATCGACGACGACCGCCTGAAACAGGAATTTGCCCTCTTCATGCAGAAAGCCGACGTAGACGAAGAATTCAGCCGTCTGAAAACCCACATCGCCGAAGTGCGCCGCGTCGTGTCCGAGGCGCAGGGCAGCGTCGGCAAGCAGCTGGACTTTCTGATGCAGGAGCTCAACCGCGAAGCCAACACGCTCGGCAGCAAAGCCGTGGCCGCCGAATGCACGCAGGCTTCTGTAGAACTGAAAGTGCTGATCGAGCAGATGCGCGAACAGGTGCAAAACATCGAATAAATCGAATAAGGTTTCAAACCAGGTTGTTCAGACGGCCTCCACAGCCCGGAGGCCGTCTGAAACCGTTTTTTCCCATTTGAAGGCAACGTGAAAATCATCATTCTCGGCAGCGGCCAGGTCGGCTCCACCGTCGCGCAAAACCTGGCCGCCATGCCCAACAACGACGTAACCGTCATCGACACCGACGAAAACGCCCTGCGCCGCACCGGCACGCAGCTCGACGTGCAGACCATCACCGGCAACGGCGCGTCGCCCGCCGTACTCGAAGCCGCCGGCGCGGGCGACTGCGACCTGCTGCTGGCTCTGACGCGCCACGACGACACCAATCTCGCCGCCTGCCGCATCGCAGCCGACCTGTTCAACATCCCCGGCCGCATCGCCCGCGTGCGCCAGTCCGACTATCTCGAATCCGGCGGCGAAAGCGACAACCGCGTACTCGAAGCCTTCGCCGTAACCGACTCCATCCATCCCGAACAGCTTGTAACCGAACGCCTCACCGCCCTGCTGAGCTACTCCTGCGCCTTGCAGGTGCTGCGTTTTGCCGACGACAAAGCCCGCATGGCCGTGGTGCAGGCGCACAGCGGCGGCCTTCTGGTCAACCGCCCGATTGCCTCGGTAAACGGCCACCTGCCCGAAGGCGTGGACTGCCAAATCTGCGCCATCTACCGCAACAGCCGCCTCATCGTCCCCACCGCCGACACCGTCGTCATCGAAGGCGACGAAGTGTTTTTCCTGGCCGACAGCCGCCACGTCAAAACCGTGATGCGCGAACTGCGTCCGCTGGAAAACCGCACCCGCCGCGTGATGATTGCCGGCGGCGGCAACGTCGGCTACCGCCTGGCCAAACAGGTGGAGCAGCTCTACGACATCAAAATCATCGAACACAACCCCCACCGCGCCGAATGGCTGGCCGAACACCTCGACACCAGCCTCGTTTTGCAGGGATCGGCCACCGACGAAAACCTGCTCGCCCACGAATACATCGACGAAATCGACGTATTCCTCGCCCTGACCAACGACGACGAAAACAACATCATGGCCAGCCTGCTGGCCAAAGACCTCGGCGCGAAGCGCGTCATCACCATCATCAACCGCACGCGCTACGTCGATCTGCTCGAAGGCAACCAGATCGACATCGTCGTATCGCCGCACATGATGACCATCGGCAACATCCTCACCCACATCCGCCAGGGCGACGTGGCGGCGGTGCACCCGCTGCGGCGCGGCCACGCCGAAGCGGTGGAAGTGGTCGTCCACGGCAGCAAAGACACCTCCGCCCTCGTCGGCCGCCGCGTATCCGACATCAAATGGCCCTCCGGCTGCCACATCGCCGGCCTCGTGCGCGGCGACGAAGTCATCATGGGACACAACGACAACGTGAAAATGCAGGACGGCGACCACCTCATCTTCTTCGTTTCCCGCCGCCGCGTCGTGCGCGAACTGGAAAAACTGATACAGGTAAAAGTGGGCTTCTTCGGATAGGCCGTCTGAAAAAACACACGGCAAAACAGGTAGGGTGTGCCGCCCAAGGCGACGCACGCGTTCCCAAACCGCCGCAAACTGCCGCCGCCAAGCCCTGCCAACCCGCAAACCGCGTGCGTTGCAGGGCAACACACCCTGCGCAGCGGTAGAGGCCGTCTGAAAAACAGACAACGCAAACGAGGTAGGGTGTGTCGCCCAAAGGCGACGCACGCGTTCCAAACCGCCCAGCAAACAGCAGCCGTCCGCAAACCTTTGCCAAGCGCAAACCGCGTGCGTTGCAGAGCGACACACCCTGTACAGCGGCAGAGGCCGTCTGAAAACCCCAAACCGCATCATGACCGAAGCCGCCTGCACGCACGGCTCCGGCCAAGCAAAACCGAACGGCAACGTCCCGCCATGTATTACAAAATCGCCCCCATCATCCACGCCCTTTCCAAACTCGCCGCACTGTACGCCGTGCTGATGCTCGTGCCGACGGCGGTGTCCTACCTTTTCCACGACTCGACCTTCCACGCTTTCGCCGGCACCTCGCTGGTTACCCTGTGCGGATCGCTGGCCGCCTGGGCGGCCACCCGCCGCCACCACCGCGAACTGCGCCCGCGC harbors:
- a CDS encoding YicC/YloC family endoribonuclease, whose protein sequence is MAIRSMTGFAGAAGECGSKRISLDIRSVNHRYLDVQFKMPDELRHLEGSLRERIAAGAQRGKIECRIQIRQTDTGMPSLSVSHSLAAELAALNDKWRGEWGGLGKLTVADILNFPGVISAQAEDGEVLALAVQSLLNDALEEFSAARGREGAKLQEHILHRLEAAEGIVCALEARFPQILQAHLDKARARLAEAVANIDDDRLKQEFALFMQKADVDEEFSRLKTHIAEVRRVVSEAQGSVGKQLDFLMQELNREANTLGSKAVAAECTQASVELKVLIEQMREQVQNIE
- the trkA gene encoding Trk system potassium transporter TrkA, with translation MKIIILGSGQVGSTVAQNLAAMPNNDVTVIDTDENALRRTGTQLDVQTITGNGASPAVLEAAGAGDCDLLLALTRHDDTNLAACRIAADLFNIPGRIARVRQSDYLESGGESDNRVLEAFAVTDSIHPEQLVTERLTALLSYSCALQVLRFADDKARMAVVQAHSGGLLVNRPIASVNGHLPEGVDCQICAIYRNSRLIVPTADTVVIEGDEVFFLADSRHVKTVMRELRPLENRTRRVMIAGGGNVGYRLAKQVEQLYDIKIIEHNPHRAEWLAEHLDTSLVLQGSATDENLLAHEYIDEIDVFLALTNDDENNIMASLLAKDLGAKRVITIINRTRYVDLLEGNQIDIVVSPHMMTIGNILTHIRQGDVAAVHPLRRGHAEAVEVVVHGSKDTSALVGRRVSDIKWPSGCHIAGLVRGDEVIMGHNDNVKMQDGDHLIFFVSRRRVVRELEKLIQVKVGFFG